One genomic segment of Novosphingobium sp. RL4 includes these proteins:
- the nikE gene encoding ABC transporter ATP-binding protein, with translation MIQQNNVVTFGPRAPVAPAAPLLSVRGLTIAGADGRMIVRGVDFEIPRGGTLGIVGESGSGKSLTCRAVLGVLPPGTAVTSGTIRYRDTDLSRLSGRDWKPLRGTELSAVFQDAGSYLNPSIPVGRQIVEAMRAVLPLSRREAKERALALLARVGFAEPETVFRQYPFELSGGMVQRVLIAIAVCAGPRLLIADEATTALDVTVQAEVLRLIEDLRREQDLTLVMVSHDLAVVAQTCDQVIVMREGEIVEAGATREVLDRPRHAYTRSLIETHHATSLEAGQNAPPPQAAAPLLRISGLRAGYGQGTVLDGIDLELARGEILGLIGETGSGKTTLLRSILGLVRPAEGSIVLGGEPLERLAGRELMAFRRSNRLQYAFQDPLRSLDPDITIAGSVGEGLDIRGGIDRIERSRLVNAALEAAGLDPALGCRLPRHLSGGQRQRAVIARALVLDPQVILLDEPVSALDAVNRIHVLQLLERLARERGIAQIFISHDLGSVAGIAHRVAVLHRGRIVETGPTGQVLSHPSHPYTRALIAAAPKLAEPGTGGALRLSPNSL, from the coding sequence ATGATCCAGCAGAACAACGTCGTCACTTTCGGACCGCGCGCACCCGTTGCGCCTGCCGCGCCGCTGTTGTCGGTACGCGGCCTGACCATCGCCGGGGCCGATGGCCGGATGATCGTGCGGGGCGTGGATTTCGAGATTCCGCGCGGCGGCACGCTTGGCATCGTCGGGGAATCCGGCAGCGGCAAGTCGCTCACCTGCCGGGCCGTCCTTGGCGTGCTGCCTCCCGGAACCGCCGTGACCTCCGGCACTATTCGCTACCGGGACACCGACCTCTCGCGGTTGAGCGGCCGCGACTGGAAACCCCTTCGCGGGACCGAGCTGAGCGCGGTGTTCCAGGATGCGGGTTCCTACCTCAACCCGTCGATCCCGGTGGGCCGCCAGATCGTGGAGGCTATGCGTGCGGTCCTTCCGCTTTCACGCCGGGAAGCGAAAGAGCGGGCGCTGGCCCTGCTCGCCCGTGTGGGGTTCGCGGAGCCGGAGACGGTATTCCGCCAGTATCCCTTCGAACTGTCGGGCGGCATGGTGCAGCGTGTGCTGATCGCCATCGCGGTCTGCGCCGGGCCGCGCCTGCTGATCGCCGACGAGGCGACCACCGCCCTCGACGTTACGGTGCAGGCCGAAGTCCTGCGCCTGATCGAAGACTTGCGCCGTGAACAGGACCTCACCCTCGTCATGGTTTCCCACGATCTCGCCGTGGTGGCGCAGACCTGCGATCAGGTGATCGTCATGCGCGAGGGCGAGATCGTCGAGGCGGGCGCCACGCGGGAGGTGCTGGACCGGCCGCGCCATGCCTATACCCGCAGCCTGATCGAAACGCATCATGCCACCTCGCTGGAAGCCGGGCAGAACGCGCCACCGCCGCAAGCGGCCGCGCCGCTCCTGCGGATCAGCGGGCTTCGGGCAGGCTATGGGCAAGGCACGGTGCTGGACGGGATCGATCTCGAACTGGCGCGCGGCGAAATCCTCGGGCTGATCGGGGAAACCGGCTCCGGCAAGACCACGCTCCTGCGGTCGATCCTTGGCCTCGTTCGCCCTGCCGAAGGTTCGATTGTGCTCGGCGGCGAACCGCTGGAGCGGCTGGCGGGGCGTGAACTGATGGCGTTTCGCCGCAGCAACCGGCTGCAATATGCCTTCCAGGATCCCCTGCGCAGCCTCGATCCCGATATCACCATCGCCGGTTCGGTGGGCGAAGGGCTGGACATTCGCGGCGGCATCGACCGCATCGAGCGGTCGCGATTGGTGAATGCCGCGCTGGAGGCCGCCGGACTCGATCCCGCACTGGGCTGCCGCCTGCCGCGCCACCTTTCAGGCGGTCAGCGCCAGCGCGCGGTGATCGCGCGGGCGCTCGTGCTCGATCCGCAAGTGATCCTGCTCGATGAACCGGTCAGCGCGCTCGATGCCGTGAACCGCATCCACGTCCTGCAACTGCTCGAACGGCTCGCACGGGAGCGCGGCATTGCGCAGATATTCATCTCGCACGACCTCGGCTCGGTGGCTGGCATCGCGCACCGGGTGGCCGTGCTCCACCGCGGCAGGATCGTGGAGACCGGACCGACCGGGCAGGTGCTCTCGCATCCGTCGCATCCCTATACCCGCGCCCTGATCGCCGCTGCGCCGAAGCTTGCGGAACCCGGCACCGGCGGCGCGCTGCGCCTATCTCCCAACAGCTTGTGA
- a CDS encoding RidA family protein, which produces MTITRIEQGPRMSEAVIHGDTIYLAGQVGEPGDDVTAQTRTALAEIEALLKQAGSSKNHLLSATIWLADIADFEKMNAVWDDWIADAPAPARATGESRLASPDYKVEIIVIAARA; this is translated from the coding sequence ATGACCATTACCCGCATCGAACAGGGCCCGCGCATGAGCGAGGCTGTCATTCACGGCGATACGATCTATCTCGCGGGGCAGGTCGGCGAGCCCGGCGATGACGTGACCGCCCAGACCCGCACCGCGCTTGCCGAGATCGAAGCTCTGCTGAAGCAGGCCGGCAGCAGCAAGAACCACTTGCTCTCGGCAACCATCTGGCTGGCCGACATCGCCGATTTCGAGAAAATGAACGCGGTTTGGGACGACTGGATCGCCGATGCACCGGCTCCTGCCCGCGCCACCGGCGAATCCCGTCTGGCCTCGCCCGACTACAAGGTCGAGATCATCGTCATCGCCGCACGCGCCTGA
- a CDS encoding D-amino acid dehydrogenase codes for MKVAVLGSGVIGVTSAWYLARAGHEVVVIDRQPGPALETSFANAGEISPGYASPWAAPGIPAKALRWLFMEHAPLVLRPRPDMAMLRWLAAMLGNCNARSYAVNKSRMVRLAEFSRDQLIELRRETGIRYDERSQGTLQLFREQKQMDGIAKDIAVLEADGVPFEVLDRAGCLAAEPGLAASEARLVGGLRLPNDETGDCFKFTNALAGMARDAGVRFVHDTAITGLSRSGGRIDHVVTAAGKLVADAYLVALGSYSPQLLAPLGIRLPVYPVKGYSITVPVSDPALAPVSTLLDESYKVAITRLGDRIRVGGMAEISGFSRDLPQARRTTLEYSLGSLFPGAGDVSKASFWSGLRPMTPDSTPVIGPTGISNLFLNTGHGTLGWTMACGSAHVIADIIGGRAPAIEAADLAISRY; via the coding sequence ATGAAAGTTGCGGTACTGGGAAGCGGCGTGATCGGCGTCACCTCTGCATGGTATCTGGCGCGGGCTGGGCACGAGGTCGTCGTCATCGACCGGCAGCCCGGCCCCGCTCTGGAAACCAGCTTCGCGAATGCCGGGGAGATTTCGCCGGGCTATGCCTCGCCCTGGGCCGCCCCCGGCATTCCGGCAAAGGCCCTGCGATGGCTGTTCATGGAACATGCGCCGCTCGTCCTGCGGCCACGCCCGGACATGGCGATGCTCCGCTGGCTGGCGGCGATGCTGGGCAATTGCAACGCGCGGTCCTACGCCGTGAACAAGAGCCGCATGGTCCGCCTCGCGGAATTCAGCCGCGACCAGCTGATCGAACTGCGCCGGGAAACCGGCATCCGCTACGACGAACGCAGCCAGGGGACGTTGCAGCTGTTTCGCGAGCAGAAGCAGATGGACGGGATCGCCAAGGATATCGCGGTCCTGGAGGCGGACGGGGTTCCCTTCGAAGTGCTCGACCGGGCAGGATGCCTGGCGGCGGAACCGGGGCTGGCGGCAAGCGAGGCCCGGCTGGTGGGCGGCTTGCGGTTGCCGAACGACGAGACCGGGGACTGCTTCAAGTTCACCAATGCGCTGGCAGGAATGGCGCGCGACGCGGGCGTACGGTTTGTCCACGATACCGCGATCACCGGCCTGTCCCGATCCGGCGGACGGATAGACCATGTCGTGACGGCGGCGGGAAAGCTGGTTGCCGATGCCTATCTCGTGGCGCTGGGCAGCTATTCGCCCCAACTCCTGGCGCCTCTGGGCATTCGGCTGCCCGTCTATCCGGTGAAGGGCTATTCGATCACCGTGCCGGTGTCCGATCCCGCGCTCGCGCCGGTATCGACCCTGCTCGATGAAAGCTACAAGGTGGCGATCACCCGGCTGGGCGATCGCATCCGCGTGGGCGGAATGGCGGAAATCTCGGGCTTCTCCAGGGATCTGCCGCAAGCGCGGCGCACCACGCTGGAGTATTCGCTGGGGTCGCTGTTCCCCGGCGCGGGCGATGTGTCCAAGGCTTCGTTCTGGAGCGGCCTGCGCCCTATGACGCCCGACAGTACGCCGGTGATCGGGCCTACCGGCATATCCAACCTCTTCCTCAATACCGGCCACGGCACGCTCGGCTGGACGATGGCCTGCGGTTCCGCCCATGTGATCGCCGACATCATCGGCGGCCGGGCGCCCGCCATCGAGGCTGCCGACCTCGCCATCTCCCGCTATTGA
- a CDS encoding DUF6356 family protein — protein MLRKLFVDHPEAVNETYGEHFYVAGRFGLLMILAGLGTIIHGFIPGFHTRTGSNMIRKLHGEMTRRQPRQTQPVSSAPFAMQLEYEI, from the coding sequence ATGCTCAGAAAACTATTCGTCGACCATCCCGAAGCGGTAAACGAGACTTACGGCGAGCATTTCTATGTGGCCGGCCGCTTCGGCCTGCTCATGATCCTCGCCGGGCTCGGCACGATCATTCACGGGTTCATTCCGGGCTTCCATACCCGGACCGGCAGCAACATGATCAGGAAGCTTCACGGCGAGATGACCCGCCGCCAGCCTCGCCAGACCCAGCCCGTTTCCTCGGCACCGTTCGCCATGCAGCTCGAATACGAGATCTGA
- the copC gene encoding copper homeostasis periplasmic binding protein CopC: protein MRLTALAAAAAVMLAAFPSLALAHPKLLSATPAANSAVAKPTSITLTFSEDLVAPLSGIDLVMTGMPGMADHKPMPIKGIAARAKGKTMTIALPRPLPTGTYELTWHAVAADQHRIEGSYGFTVR from the coding sequence ATGCGTCTCACTGCACTTGCCGCCGCTGCCGCCGTCATGCTGGCCGCCTTTCCTTCCCTTGCGCTGGCGCATCCCAAGCTGCTGAGCGCCACGCCCGCCGCCAATTCGGCGGTGGCGAAGCCCACCTCGATCACCCTGACCTTCTCCGAAGACCTCGTCGCGCCGCTCTCCGGCATCGACCTGGTGATGACCGGGATGCCGGGCATGGCCGATCACAAACCGATGCCGATCAAGGGGATTGCCGCCAGGGCCAAGGGCAAGACGATGACCATAGCCCTGCCCCGCCCGCTTCCCACCGGAACCTACGAACTGACCTGGCACGCGGTCGCCGCCGACCAGCACCGCATCGAAGGCAGCTACGGCTTCACGGTCCGCTGA
- a CDS encoding Lrp/AsnC family transcriptional regulator, translating to MSEPLDSIDRTIIRLLRLNARRPNSEIATEVGLSASACHRRIRILEERGVIRGYTVITGSGEEDERGVDVLVQVTLDRQTEEYLSKFEHAVRQCPEIRECFLMTGDVDYWLRVRTDSVAAYETIHGEILSRMPGVTRISSSFAMRDALRPKRSGRR from the coding sequence ATGTCAGAACCACTCGATTCCATCGACCGCACCATCATCCGCCTGCTGCGGCTCAATGCCCGCCGCCCCAACTCGGAAATCGCCACGGAGGTCGGCCTCTCGGCCTCAGCCTGCCATCGCCGCATCCGGATCCTGGAAGAACGCGGCGTGATCCGGGGCTACACGGTCATCACCGGGAGCGGAGAGGAAGACGAGCGCGGGGTCGATGTCCTCGTGCAGGTCACGCTGGACCGCCAGACCGAGGAATACCTTTCGAAGTTCGAGCACGCAGTGCGCCAGTGTCCGGAAATTCGCGAATGCTTCCTGATGACGGGCGATGTCGACTACTGGCTTCGCGTCCGTACGGACAGCGTGGCCGCCTATGAGACGATCCACGGCGAAATCCTGTCCCGGATGCCGGGTGTAACCCGTATCAGCTCCAGTTTCGCCATGCGCGACGCCTTGCGCCCCAAACGGTCCGGGCGGCGTTAG
- a CDS encoding aminotransferase class III-fold pyridoxal phosphate-dependent enzyme, whose translation MTDLQTSPITRSHNQGLLELDRRHLIHPVTSFRGHERHGARILQSGEGMWLTDVDGRRVLDAFAGLWCVNVGYGRESIVEVAAEQMRRLPYATGYFHFGNEPAIRLAHELTRLAPEGLGHVYFTLGGSDAVDSAIRYIVHYFNAIGKPQKKHFIALEWGYHGSSSNGAGLTALANFHRGFDLPRRWQHHIASPYPYRHPEGHDDAAVIASSVAALKAKVTELGADNVAAFCCEPIQGSGGVIVPPRGWLKALRQACDELGILMLVDEVITGFGRTGPMFACEAEDVSPDFMTLAKGLTSGYAPMGAVLMADHIYETIADAAPESLPIGHGFTYSGHPVSAAIALEVLRLYQEGGLLENGERTGIRFAQHLERMREHPLVGDTRGRGLLGAIELVSDKGSKAGFDTALDIGGRLSALTWEKGVIVRCFGNAVIGFAPALSCTSSEMDMIFDRVEGALDALLEMPDIRAATGC comes from the coding sequence ATGACAGACCTTCAGACTTCCCCTATCACCCGCAGTCATAACCAGGGATTGCTGGAACTGGACCGCCGGCACCTGATCCATCCGGTCACATCGTTCCGGGGCCATGAACGCCACGGCGCCCGCATCCTGCAATCGGGTGAGGGCATGTGGCTTACCGATGTCGACGGGCGGCGGGTGCTAGACGCGTTCGCCGGTCTGTGGTGCGTCAATGTGGGCTACGGGCGGGAGAGCATCGTCGAGGTCGCCGCCGAACAGATGCGGCGGCTGCCTTATGCCACCGGCTACTTCCACTTCGGCAACGAGCCGGCGATCCGCCTGGCCCACGAACTGACCCGGCTCGCCCCGGAAGGACTTGGCCACGTCTACTTCACGCTGGGCGGTTCGGACGCGGTGGACAGCGCGATCCGCTATATCGTCCACTACTTCAATGCCATCGGCAAACCGCAGAAGAAGCATTTCATCGCCCTCGAATGGGGCTACCACGGCTCCAGTTCGAACGGTGCGGGGCTGACCGCGCTGGCCAACTTCCATCGCGGGTTCGATCTGCCCCGCCGCTGGCAGCACCACATCGCATCGCCCTATCCCTACCGCCACCCGGAGGGCCATGACGACGCGGCGGTGATCGCCTCCAGCGTGGCCGCGCTCAAGGCAAAGGTCACCGAACTCGGGGCGGACAACGTGGCGGCATTCTGCTGCGAGCCGATCCAGGGTTCGGGCGGCGTCATCGTGCCGCCCAGGGGCTGGCTCAAGGCCCTGCGGCAGGCTTGCGACGAACTGGGCATCCTGATGCTGGTGGACGAGGTCATCACCGGCTTCGGGCGCACCGGCCCGATGTTCGCCTGCGAGGCGGAAGACGTCTCGCCCGATTTCATGACCCTCGCCAAGGGCCTCACCTCGGGCTACGCGCCGATGGGCGCCGTGCTCATGGCCGATCACATCTATGAAACCATCGCCGACGCCGCGCCCGAAAGCCTGCCGATCGGGCACGGCTTCACTTACTCCGGCCATCCGGTAAGCGCCGCGATCGCGCTGGAGGTGCTGCGGCTGTACCAGGAGGGGGGACTGCTCGAGAACGGCGAACGCACGGGCATTCGTTTCGCACAGCATCTCGAACGCATGCGCGAACATCCGCTGGTGGGCGATACGCGCGGACGCGGCCTGCTAGGCGCCATCGAACTGGTCAGCGACAAGGGCTCCAAGGCCGGGTTCGACACTGCGCTGGACATCGGCGGGCGGCTCTCCGCGCTTACCTGGGAAAAGGGCGTGATCGTGCGCTGCTTCGGAAATGCGGTGATAGGTTTCGCGCCCGCCCTGAGCTGCACGTCGAGCGAGATGGACATGATATTCGATCGCGTGGAAGGTGCTCTCGACGCGCTGCTGGAGATGCCCGACATCCGTGCCGCGACGGGTTGCTGA
- a CDS encoding CopD family protein gives METGSLVAARLASYVLLLAAAGLPFHALIQRRARFGGGERAALMLLAAGALITSLWWALANVAAMAGLAIGDLDTATFTAVLQATPLGLLLTLRAAALTAFLVLLALRPAPLLLAPLALAALASAAWAGHAGAGEAPWGVLLRASDVLHLGAAALWLGALFAFLTAPMGRGRRKDTAVIAALSAFARTGTVIVAMLFLTGLANAWLIGGAGGLPSGWWPRLIALKFALFLAMLALAADNRWRLVPALERRTPGAARRLRLSLMLETACGLGIVGVVALAGQLDPHGG, from the coding sequence ATGGAAACGGGCAGCCTCGTTGCCGCGCGCCTTGCCAGCTATGTGCTGCTGCTCGCGGCGGCAGGGCTGCCTTTTCACGCCCTGATCCAGCGCCGCGCCCGCTTCGGCGGAGGCGAACGAGCTGCGCTGATGCTGCTCGCGGCGGGCGCGCTCATCACCTCGCTGTGGTGGGCGCTTGCCAATGTCGCGGCCATGGCGGGCCTCGCGATCGGCGATCTCGATACCGCCACTTTTACCGCCGTGCTTCAGGCAACGCCGCTCGGGCTACTGCTGACCTTGCGCGCCGCCGCCCTGACCGCCTTCCTCGTGCTGCTGGCGCTGCGCCCCGCGCCGCTGCTGCTTGCACCGCTAGCCCTTGCCGCGCTTGCCAGCGCCGCATGGGCAGGTCATGCCGGCGCGGGCGAAGCGCCCTGGGGCGTGCTGCTCCGGGCCAGCGACGTGCTGCATCTGGGCGCCGCCGCGCTGTGGCTGGGCGCGCTATTCGCTTTCCTTACCGCGCCGATGGGCCGAGGCCGGCGAAAGGACACCGCCGTTATCGCCGCACTGTCCGCTTTCGCGCGGACCGGCACCGTGATCGTCGCGATGCTGTTCCTGACCGGACTGGCCAATGCATGGCTTATCGGCGGTGCGGGCGGGCTGCCTTCAGGCTGGTGGCCGCGATTGATCGCGCTGAAATTCGCGCTGTTCCTCGCCATGCTCGCACTCGCCGCCGATAACCGCTGGCGGCTGGTGCCCGCGCTTGAACGCCGCACGCCGGGCGCAGCCCGGCGGCTGCGCCTTTCGCTGATGCTGGAAACGGCCTGCGGGCTCGGGATCGTGGGGGTGGTTGCCCTCGCCGGGCAACTCGACCCCCACGGCGGCTGA
- the alr gene encoding alanine racemase, with translation MTTLATAGAVLRIDLGALVENYAIVGRQVAPARVAAVVKADAYGIGAARAVDALADAGCRTFFVAVLDEAAALMPLLPPEAELFVLNGLQPGAEAECAAIGAIPVLNSLDQIDRWSSLARARGQWLRGALQVDTGMSRMGMSPQEVALLLGEPDRLRGVKPAMLMSHFACADEPDHPFNGEQAACFSRIASGFPGLPRALDNSGGAFLAQDHLDIVRAGIALYGGAPHGGANPMRAVVSLEARIAQLRTVPVGTGIGYGLTHRALRETRIATIPVGYADGLPRTLGNRGSAFVAGIRVPMVGRVSMDSITLDVTDVPERHLRPGAPVEILGPNQTIDDLARDAGTISYEILTQLSRRYARDYVPAAGLALRSVAR, from the coding sequence ATGACGACATTGGCTACGGCAGGTGCCGTGCTCCGGATCGATCTCGGTGCATTGGTGGAGAACTACGCTATAGTCGGGCGGCAGGTCGCGCCTGCGCGGGTGGCGGCGGTGGTCAAGGCAGATGCCTATGGCATCGGCGCGGCACGGGCGGTGGATGCATTGGCCGATGCCGGGTGCAGGACGTTCTTCGTCGCCGTGCTCGACGAGGCGGCAGCGCTCATGCCCTTGCTGCCGCCGGAAGCGGAATTGTTCGTCCTCAACGGTCTTCAGCCCGGCGCGGAGGCGGAATGCGCCGCGATCGGGGCGATCCCCGTGCTCAATTCGCTCGATCAGATCGACCGCTGGTCCAGCCTCGCCCGGGCGCGAGGCCAGTGGCTGCGCGGGGCCTTGCAGGTCGATACCGGCATGTCGCGGATGGGAATGTCGCCGCAGGAGGTCGCCCTTCTCCTTGGCGAGCCGGACCGTCTGCGCGGTGTGAAGCCGGCCATGCTGATGAGCCACTTCGCCTGCGCCGACGAACCGGACCATCCCTTCAACGGCGAGCAGGCCGCGTGTTTCTCGCGCATCGCGAGCGGTTTTCCCGGCCTTCCCCGCGCGCTCGACAATAGCGGCGGGGCTTTCCTTGCGCAGGACCACCTCGACATCGTGCGTGCCGGGATCGCCCTTTACGGCGGCGCCCCGCATGGCGGCGCGAACCCGATGCGCGCGGTAGTGTCGCTGGAGGCGCGGATCGCCCAGCTTCGCACGGTTCCGGTGGGAACGGGGATCGGCTACGGCCTTACGCATCGCGCCCTGCGGGAAACGCGGATCGCGACGATACCGGTCGGCTATGCCGACGGATTGCCGCGCACGCTGGGCAACCGCGGAAGCGCTTTCGTTGCGGGCATTCGGGTGCCGATGGTGGGCCGGGTGTCGATGGACAGCATTACTCTGGACGTCACCGACGTGCCGGAGCGCCACCTTCGCCCCGGCGCGCCGGTCGAGATCCTCGGCCCGAACCAGACGATCGACGATCTGGCCCGCGATGCCGGCACGATTTCCTACGAGATTCTAACCCAGCTCAGCCGCCGCTACGCAAGAGACTATGTCCCGGCGGCCGGTCTGGCACTGCGGAGCGTCGCACGATGA
- a CDS encoding NtaA/DmoA family FMN-dependent monooxygenase (This protein belongs to a clade of FMN-dependent monooxygenases, within a broader family of flavin-dependent oxidoreductases, the luciferase-like monooxygenase (LMM) family, some of whose members use coenzyme F420 rather than FMN.), whose protein sequence is MARDKLKFGAVLIGVGDASGKELWRDPAVPLDASVDIDWYIRQAREAEDARFDFVFIVDSQYITPDFPNHHLNRLEPLTLLSAVATATQRIGLVATISTTYSEPFDIARRLASLDLISKGRAGWNIVTSQDPGTAGNFSRTGHGDYETRYRRASEAVEVVQGLWQSYEEGAFAQDKTAARFLDPARQHRLDHRGEFFSVSGPLNIQRSRQGQPPLVQAGTSPQGRELSAQVADIVFSFARNQAEALELATDVRARARRYGRAPESLLFIPALSVTIADTDEAARRKFEARQTAGDLRAQLASLSRQFAGHDFSGYDLDAPFPEIASGGEAAGIRRFHEDLEAARREGRTLRQVLADVGSAWLRLAGSPVTIADEIERWHASGAADGFNVFVQHPDDWARFRAEVVPILAARGLFRDDYSADTLRGNLGLEIAPSRHSAEHRTLEKGAAVDFATQVINS, encoded by the coding sequence ATGGCACGCGATAAGCTCAAGTTCGGAGCCGTCCTGATCGGGGTCGGCGATGCATCCGGCAAGGAACTGTGGCGCGATCCGGCGGTCCCGCTCGATGCCAGTGTGGATATAGACTGGTACATCCGGCAGGCGCGGGAGGCGGAAGACGCCCGGTTCGACTTCGTGTTCATCGTCGACAGCCAGTACATCACACCGGATTTCCCCAACCATCATCTCAACCGGCTGGAGCCGCTGACCCTGCTGTCGGCGGTCGCCACGGCGACGCAGCGGATCGGTCTGGTGGCGACCATCAGCACCACCTACAGCGAGCCCTTCGATATCGCCCGGCGGCTCGCCTCGCTCGACCTCATCAGCAAGGGGCGGGCCGGGTGGAACATCGTGACCAGCCAGGACCCCGGCACGGCAGGCAATTTCAGCCGCACCGGGCATGGCGACTACGAAACCCGCTATCGCCGCGCGTCCGAAGCGGTGGAGGTGGTGCAGGGCTTATGGCAATCCTACGAAGAAGGCGCCTTCGCGCAGGACAAGACGGCCGCGCGGTTCCTCGATCCGGCGCGGCAGCACCGGCTAGACCATCGCGGCGAGTTCTTCAGCGTTTCCGGCCCGCTCAACATCCAGCGCTCGCGCCAGGGGCAGCCGCCGCTGGTTCAGGCGGGAACATCGCCGCAGGGCCGCGAACTGAGTGCGCAAGTCGCCGATATCGTGTTCAGCTTCGCGCGCAATCAGGCAGAGGCGCTGGAGCTTGCCACGGACGTGCGGGCTCGTGCCCGGCGATATGGCAGGGCCCCGGAAAGCCTGCTGTTCATCCCCGCGCTCAGCGTGACGATCGCCGATACAGACGAAGCGGCACGGCGGAAATTCGAGGCGCGCCAGACGGCAGGAGACCTGCGCGCGCAGCTGGCGTCGCTTTCAAGGCAGTTCGCCGGTCATGACTTTTCCGGCTATGATCTGGACGCACCGTTCCCGGAAATCGCTTCGGGCGGCGAGGCTGCCGGAATTCGGCGCTTCCACGAAGACCTCGAAGCCGCGCGCCGGGAGGGGCGCACCCTGCGGCAGGTGCTGGCGGACGTGGGATCGGCATGGCTGCGGCTGGCGGGATCGCCGGTCACGATCGCCGACGAGATCGAGCGCTGGCATGCCAGCGGCGCGGCGGACGGTTTCAATGTCTTCGTCCAGCATCCCGACGACTGGGCGCGCTTCCGCGCCGAAGTGGTGCCGATCCTCGCCGCGCGCGGGCTTTTCAGGGACGACTATTCGGCGGATACGCTGCGCGGCAATCTCGGACTGGAAATCGCCCCAAGCCGCCATTCCGCCGAGCACCGCACCCTTGAGAAGGGCGCGGCGGTGGATTTTGCGACCCAGGTCATAAACTCATAA
- a CDS encoding Lrp/AsnC family transcriptional regulator yields the protein MAIGPKLDRIDLKILAKLQEAGRITNVELSDAVGLSPSPCLTRVKRLETAGYITGYGAHINLNKLGEFLTVFTEVTLGEHRRGDFSRFETRIAKIDEIVECHLVSGGYDYLLKFVARGVTHYQSLIEEMLENDYGIEKYFSYIVIKSPFIKHHFPIQNLFGD from the coding sequence ATGGCGATAGGCCCCAAACTTGACCGGATCGACCTCAAGATCCTCGCCAAGCTTCAGGAAGCGGGGCGTATCACCAATGTCGAGCTTTCCGATGCTGTCGGCCTGTCTCCCAGCCCTTGCCTCACCCGGGTCAAGCGGTTGGAAACGGCCGGTTACATCACCGGTTACGGCGCGCACATCAATCTCAACAAGCTGGGCGAATTCCTCACCGTCTTCACCGAAGTGACGCTGGGCGAGCACCGGCGCGGGGACTTTTCCCGCTTTGAAACCCGGATCGCCAAGATCGACGAAATCGTCGAATGCCACCTGGTCAGCGGCGGGTACGACTACCTCCTGAAATTCGTCGCGCGCGGCGTCACGCATTACCAGTCGCTCATCGAGGAAATGCTCGAAAACGATTACGGCATCGAAAAGTACTTCAGCTACATCGTCATCAAATCGCCGTTCATCAAGCATCACTTCCCGATCCAGAACCTGTTCGGGGATTGA